Genomic segment of Arachnia propionica:
GTCCGATCAGCTTCCCCCTCGGGGTGAGTCCCAAGGAGCGTTCCTTGGAGATCTTCGCCCAGTCATCCAGGAAACCGAGGAATCCCAGGGCGGTCATGACCCCGACCAGCAGCACCCCGGAGACCGTCACCGATTCCCACAGGATCAGGTGGGCCAGGAAATAGGACAGCACCACGGAGGCGATGATGACGACACCACCCATGGTCGGGGTGCCGCGCTTGGTCAGGTGTTCCTTGGGACCGTCGTCACGAATGAACTGACCGTACTGGCGCCGGGTCAGGAACTTGATGAACTGTGGGGTGACCAGCAATGTCAGCAGGAGGGACAGGCCACCCGCCGCCAGGATCGTTCTCACTTGGGAACGCCTCCGATCCGTTTCGTCACGGCGTCGGCAACCAGTTCCAGGCCCACGCTGCGCGAGCCCTTGACCAGGAGAAGATCCCCCGCGGCGAGATCCACCTGCGAGGCCTCCTCACGGGTGGCCGCCCGGGCCTCGATTCCCCGTTCACGTGCCGCTTCCGCCATGATTCCGGCGTGTTCCCCGACCGCGATCACCTCGTCGATCCCGAGGTCGGCGGCGAGCGCCCCGGCCTCGGCGTGCAGCCCCCCCGATTCGGGGCCGAGTTCGAGCATGTCCCCCAGCACCGCCACAGCGCGGGCCCCGGGATGGCGCCTGCGCTGCCCGGAGATCAGGTTGGCCGCGGTGCGCAGGGCGGCGGCCATCGAGTCGGGGTTGGCGTTGTAGGCGTCGTTCAGGACGATCCGGTCCCGGCTACAGTGCACCAGTTCCATCCGCCAGTCCGAACGGGACTCGGCGGCCGACAGGGCCCCGGCCACCTCCGAGACGGTCATACCGACCGCCAGGCCTGCGGCGGCCGCAGCCAAGGCGTTGGAAACCTGATGTCTGCCGATCACGCGGAGCGAGACCGGGACCGAGACGGTTTCCGATTCCCGGGTGACCGCCAGCGTGAAGGCTGCCCGCGCGGATTCGTCGCACACGACGTCCCGGGCTGCTACCTTCAGGTCCCCCTCGGGCAGGTCGCCCTCCCCGAACCACGCCACCCGCGCCACGGTTGCGTCCCGCATGGCCCGGCAGGCGGGGTCGTCAGCGTTCAGAACCGCCCAGCCCCCGGGTTCCAGTCCTGTGATGATCTCCGACTTTGCTCGGGCGGTCCGCTCAATCCCGCCGAACTCACCCACGTGGGCGCGCCCGACGTTCAGCACCATCCCAACGTCGAGGCCAACCAGCGAGGTGAGCCACTCGATGTGCCCGGCCCCCCGGGAACCCATCTCGCTGACGAGGAATTGCGTCGACCCGTCGATCCGGCATGCCGTAAGCGGCACCCCGATCTCGTTGTTCTGGCTTCCCACCGGGGCCACGGTGGTTCCCCTCGCCTCGAGCACCTGTGCCAGGAGATCCTTGGTGGAGGTTTTCCCGGAGGACCCCGTGACGCCAAAACTCACCATTCCCCGGGCGCGTTCCTCCCGGACCAGCCCCCGCGCCAGCCACGAGAGTCCCTGCACGGTGTCCTCAACCAGGATGTGGGGAACCTCGGCCTCGGTGACGAAACTACCGAGCACAGCTGCTGCCCCTGCGGCCACGGCCTGCGGGGCGAAGGAGTGACCATCGACCCGGGAACCGGGAATGGCGACGAAAAGACTGCCGGGGGTGGCCTCACGATTGTCGAGCACCACGTCGGGACCGACCACGGTGTCATCGCCCACCACCTCGACGGCCGCTGGCTGCATCAGCTCCACCAGCTCGCTGAGCCGCCTCGCCCTCATCGACCACTTCCTTCCATCCGTCGCCAGGCCTCGAGAGCGACCAGGGCATCGTCGAAGGCCACGATCCGGTCACCAATCTGTTGGCCCTGTTCGTGTCCCTTCCCGAGAATCGCCACAACACTATCGCGCCCAGCCGTTGCGAGTGCCAGTTCGATTGCGCTGCCCCTCCCCCCGGCCTCGATGACCCGGGCACGTGATTCCCCAATTCCGGCGAGCATGGCGGCCCGGATCCTGGCTGGGTCCTCGGTGCGCGGGTTGTCATCTGTGATGATCAAGACGTCGCTGCGCTCAGCAGCGGCGCGCCCCATCAAGGGACGCTTGTCGGGGTCCCGGTCCCCACCGCAGCCCACGACGGTTATCACCTCCCCGAATCCCTGGATGGCATCCAGGGTGGCCGCCACGGCCTGCGGGGTGTGGGCGAAGTCCACGATCACGGTGGGGGCCTTCTCGGGCAACGGCAGCACCTGCATCCGCCCGGGCACCTGCGCCCGGGCCAGGCCCGGAAGCGTGGTCCCGGCCGGGATCCCGGCACGTTCGAGCATCGCCACGGCGATGGCTGCGTCCACCATGTTGTGCCAACCGGGCAACGCCAGTTCCACCGTCACCTCCCCCGACGCGGTGCGAAGCTGCGCGCGTCCCCCCAGTGGAAGGACCGGTTCGTAGCCCGCGAGACGGTAGTCCGCCTCCTCGCAGGTACCGACCGTGGCCACCGGTAGGCCGGCTCTTCGAGCCCTGTCGGCGATCCGGCGGCCGTGTTCGTCGTCGATCCAAACCACGGCCGCCCGGGTGTGTCCGGGGGTGAACAACGCGGCCTTCGCCTCGAAGTACTCCTCCATGTTGCGGTGGAAGTCGAGATGATCCCGCCCCAGGTTCAGGAAGGCCGCCACCTCGAATTTCAACGCGTCCGCCCGGGACATGGCCATGGCGTGGCTGGACACCTCGATGGCCACGGCATGCGCGCCCCGTTCCCGCATCAGGGCCAGCAGCGCCTGGAGATCCGGTGAATCGGGGGTGGTGATCGTGGAGCGGCCGGATGGCAACGTCCTGCCGTCCAGGCGGAAACCGAGCGTCCCGATGGTTCCGACACGCCGCCCGATGGCGGCCAGCGTGGCCTCCAGCAAGGCGACCGTGGTGGTCTTGCCGTTGGTTCCGGTGACCCCGAACAACTCGAGTCCACTCGCGGGTTCGCCGTAGACGCGGGCGCTCACCTCGGCCATCACGGGACGCAGCCGGTGGCTGATCAGCACGGGCACCCCCGCGTCCTCCACGACCCGGGCCCCTTCCGGGTCGGTCAGGACGGCAACGGCTCCCCGCTCCACGGCCTGGGTGGTGAACCCGGCCCCGTGGGCGTGGAACCCCGGCAGGGCGACGTAGAGGTCACCCGGGCGGACCATGCGCGAGTCGAGGCAGACCCCGGTGACGGTGACCGGCCCGGCCTCACCCGAGACGCCGAGCCCCGCCACGGCGTCATGCAGGCCGATGGCGGGGACGGACTCCGGTCTGAGCGTTTTCACTCCCACTCCAATGGCTCCTTCGGCGCGGGGGTGCTCGAGGGCGCCACGTTGTAGTTCGGCAGGGCCGTCTGGAGCACGTTGTTGACCACGGGCAGGGCCAGCTGGCTGCCGAGATTGCCGTTTGTCGGCTGGTCGAGCACGACGTAGACCAGCAACTGGGGGTTCTCCGCCGGGGCGATCCCGACGAAGGACGACGTGTAGCCGTTGTAGCACTTGCAGCTGGAGTCGTAGCGCTGGGCGGTGCCGGATTTGCCCGCGGTGCGGTACCCGGGGATCGCGCGTTCCGAACTGACGCTGGTGATGACAGCCTCCATCATGTTGACAACCATGCCAGACGCCTCCTCGGAGATCACGCGGCGCGATGTCGGGGTTGGCAGCGAGATCGGGGTCCCGTCCGCGTTCGCGGCGGAGCGGATGATCTGCGGCTGGTGGTAGGTGCCTCCGTTGACGGCGGCGGAGAGCGCCGCCCCCATCTGCATAACCGAGACGGACAGCCCCTGTCCGAAGGAGATCTGGTCGCGTGTGTAATCGGCCATGTCGGCCTCCGGGAGCGACCCCGAGGTTTCCGCGGGCAGTCCCGAACCCGGGGCCGAACCGAGCCCGAACGAGGCCAGGTACTCGCGCAGTTTCGCCTTGTCCATCTGGCGGGCGAGCTTGATTGTGCCGATGTTCGAGGACTGCGCCATCACACCGCGGGCGGTCAGCTTGAGCCTCCCGTGCTCGAAGGAGTCCTTGACGGTACCGCTCCCGGATGTGATGCTGGCCGGCACGTCGACCTTCGTGTCCGGGGTCACCAACCCCGAATCCGCCAGGGCCGCCATGGTCAGGACCTTCTCGGTGGAACCCGGTTCGTAGGCCTCGGTCACCGTGCGGTTGCCGAGGTTCCCGGCATCGGTGGCGCCGGGGTTGGCGGAGTCGAAGGAGGGCGCCGTTGCCAAGGCCAGGATCTCGCCGTTGTTCGGGTTCATCACTAGAACCGAGCCGGTTTTCGCGCCGGCCTTCGCCATGCCATCGGCCAGTGCCTGTTCCGCGAACCACTGAAGGTCGGCGTCGATGGTCAGCGAGTAGCTGGCGCCGTTGACGGGAGGTGTGAGGACGCTGGTGCCCAACGGGATGCGCCCGTAGGTGGAGCGTTCGTAGACCTCCTGACCGGGGGTCCCAGCCAGCTGCGAGTCGAGCAGCCCCTCGAGTCCCGCAGCTCCCTTGCCATCCCCGTTCACGAAACCGACGACATTGCTCGCGGATGTCCGGTTCGGGTAGGTGCGCAGGGGGTCGTTCTCGGCGAACAGGCCGTACCAGCGGCGTTTGCCGTCCCCGTCTATTCCCTTCTGCATGTCCTCTTCGATCTTGCTCCAGGTGGCCGCCGGGACGTGTCTGGCGATTTCCGCGTACCTGGTGTCCTTGGCCGACAGGATCTCCAGGTACTTGGATTCGTTGCCCCCGAGATGAGCGGCGAGGATCTTCGCCACGGCCTTCGGCGCCGCATCGGCCTCTTCCTGTTTCTTCGCGCTCACCGGGTAGCGCTTGTCCGCCCCGTTGCTCTGCACCATGTCAGGATCGGCCGTGATGCGCATGGCCGGCTGGGTGGCGGCGAGCACCACCCCGTTGCGGTCGGTGATGGCGCCCCGTTCGGGCAGCAGCTCCCTGGTGTTCTTCATTTTCTCCGCGGCCTGGGCGGCGAAGCTCTGGGCCTCGAGGGCCTGCAGTTGAACGGCGCGCCCTACACAGACCATCACCAGCAGCAGCAAGGCCATCATGAACGCGCGGATGCGCATGCTGGAACGTCCGAGCGGCAACTTCCAGACACGGCGCCTCCCGCGGCCGCGTCTGCGGCCGGCCGGGCGGCGGCTGGGCGGGCGGCGGCTGGGCGGGCGGCGGCTCACCGCTCACCCTCCCCCACCTGAGGGGATGCCTCCTCGGTGGGCGCCGGGCTGGCCGGGGTCGTCTCCTCGGTGGGCGCCGGACTCGCCTGGGGATCCGCGGGCTCGGAGGAGACCGGTTCCGGGGACTGCCTGGCCCCCGACCGCCCGGTCAGGTAGGGGGCCTCATCGCCCTTGACGGGCCGGGGCTGCCCCAGGATGGTGCCCGTGGAGAGGTCGACGAATGCCGGGAACGGGTTGGGAACCATTCCCAGTTCCGAGGCGCGCAGCGCCAACGACCCGCTGCTTGAAACCCCCTGCAGTTCCGTGCGGCGGGCGGCAGCCTCGTAGGACAGCTGGGTGGCCTCCTTCCGGAGATTGGCCAGGTCCCGGGACTGGGCCCCTACCTGGGTGGTCACGACCATGACCAAGGCCATACCCAGTACCACCAGGATCGCGAGTATCAACAGGAACCCGAACGTGGAAACACGGGCCTTGACCGGGGGGACGAGCCGCAAGCGGGGGCGCGATGACTCCCGGGTTGACTGCTCGACTTCGGCGGCAAGAGCGCTCAACTATGCCTCCTTGATTCGGGCTGCGGCGCGTAGCCTGGCGGACGCCGCACGCGGGTTTGATCGGATCTCTTGTTCCGGAGGCCGCTCGGCCCCCCGGGTCAGGAGTTTGAAACGGGGTTTCAGGTGTTCGGGTACGACAGGCATGTCCCTCGGCACCCCATCGGCGGCCAGTGCCGCGAGATGTCGTTTGACCGGCCTGTCCTCCAGGGAGTGGTAGGAAAGCACCACCAACCGTCCCCCGAGGGTGAGGGCGGTGGTGGCGGCGGGCAGGAATCTCTCCAAGGTCGCCAGCTCGTCGTTGACCGCGATCCGGAGGGCCTGGAAGGTGCGTTTGGCGGGATGCCCCGGGGAGTGCCTTGCCGCTGCCGGGATGGCATTCGAGATGACCTCCACCAGCCGACCCGAAGATTTGAAGGGCCGGATCTCCCGTTCCTCCACGACCGCGGCTACGATCCGCTCCGCGAACCTCTCCTCGCCGTAGTGACGCAGGATCCGCACAAGTTCCACCGGGGGGGCGGAGTTGAGCAGATCCGCGGCGCTTCGCCCCTCCCCCCTGCTCATGCGCATGTCGAGGGGGGCGTCCACCCGGTAGGCGAATCCCCGTTCCTCGCGATCGATCTGCAGGGAACTGAGTCCGAGATCGGCGAGCACCGCGTGAACCCCGCCGACGCCGAGATCGGCGAGCACCTCGGGCAGTTCGTCGTAGACGGCCTTCACGAGAGTGGCCCGTTCCGCCAGGGGACCGAGTCGTTCCCGGGCCACGGTCAGGGCATCCGGGTCGCGGTCGATGCCGATGAGCCTCGCCGAGGGAGCGACCTCCAGGACCGCCCGGGCGTGGCCACCGAGCCCCAGGGTGCAGTCGACGTAGACGGCGCCGGGCGAGGTGAGGGCCGGGGACAACAGCTCTACGACGCGGCCGAGCATGACCGGTTCGTGAACATCGTCGCGCGTCTCCACGGTCGTCTCCCTCCAGCTGCCTCGTCGGGTCCTCTTTTATTTCCCTCCCCGGGACGGAGGTTCCTTCACCGGAACCGCACCTGGCCTCGGGGAAGAAAGGCCAGGGTCAGCCCCGGTGATGGACCACCGTCTCGGGAAACCTCACTGCCCCAGCTGGGACAGCAGTTCCGCGTCGAGTTCGGCGAAACCGGATTCCTGCTCCGCCTGGTACTCGGCCCAGTGCTCGGCGTCCCAGATCTCGGCCCTGTTCATGGCGCCGATCACCACGACGTCGCGTTCCAGACCCGCATAGGAACGGAGGATCGGGGGGATCGTGATCCGCCCCTGCCGGTCCGGAACCTCGAAGCTGGCACCCGCGGTCAGCATGCGCTGATAGTCACGAACCTGCTTCAGCGTGGAGGGTGCGGCACTCACGGGCGCCATGAGCGCCTCGAAGGTGTCCTTGGGATAGACGGCAAGTGCCCGTTCCTGTGTGCGCGTCACGACGAGTCCCCCTTCGAGGGCCTCCCGAAACCTCGCGGGAAGGATCAAACGCCCCTTCTCGTCCAATTTCGGCGTGTACGTGCCAAGGAACAACCGGAAACCCCCTCTCCTCCACAAAGCCCCCACTTCGCTCCACTTACCACCACATTACCCCACTTTCCCCCACCTGAGGCGTGTCCTCTCCACCAGGTGTGTCAGGCCAATCCCGTTGGGCGTGTTTGAACGATGCCCTAGGCTTCTTCCACGTCAGGAAAGCGTCGCGAGTCCCGAGGAGCCCCATGACCCAGACCGCTGCAACTCCCTTGGCGCTGGCCGAGGTGAGTGCGCTGGCAAATCAGGTGAAACAGTCGATAGGCAGCGTCATAGAGGGCAAACCACACCAGATACACATGGCGGTCCTGGTGCTGCTCGCGCAGGGGCACCTTCTTCTCGAGGACGTTCCCGGGGTCGGCAAGACCGTCCTTGCCAAGGCCCTCGGACGTTCCATCTCAGGGGTGGTCAGCCGCATCCAGTTCACGCCCGATCTGCTTCCGAGCGACGTCACCGGCGTGTCGGTTTTCAACCAGCAGACCCACGAATTCGAGTTCAAGCCCGGTGGCATCTTCGCCAACATCGTGTTGGGCGACGAGATCAACCGGGCCTCGCCGAAGACCCAGTCGGCCCTGCTGGAGGCCATGGCCGAGGGACAGGTCTCCGCGGACGGGCAGACTTACCGGCTCAAGCAGCCCTTCATGGTGGTGGCCACCCAGAACCCGATCGAGATGGAGGGCACCTATCCCCTTCCCGAGGCCCAGCGCGACCGCTTCATGGCGAGGATCGAGATGGGATATCCCGGGCACCAGGCGGAAATGGCCATGCTCACCACCCAGGCGGGGGGCGACCAGCTCGCCACCGTCCGGCCCGTGACGGATGTCGCCCACGTGGAGCGGGCCATCGCGACCATGCAGGGAATCTACGTCGCTCCCGTGATCAACGACTACATCGTGCGACTGGTGGGTTCCACCCGCAGCAACCCGGAGCTCCGGCTCGGCGCCAGCCCCCGCGCCTGCGTCCATCTGATGCGAGCCGCCAGGGTCGAGGCTGCCCTCCAGGGACGCGACTACGTGATCCCGGAGGACGTCGCCACCCTGGCCGTCCCCGTGCTGGCCCACCGGGTGCTGTTGACGGTGGACGCACAGGTAGCCCGCCAGTCGAACGAAACCGTCATCGAGCACATAGTCGCTGCCACCCAGCCGCCGCGCCGGGGTTGACATGCGGGGGTTCCGTTTCGGCCTCACGGGACGCGGCCTGGCGATGCTGGTGTTCGGTGGCCTCATCGCAACGGGAGCGTCCCTGATCGGGGAACCCGACCTGGCCTGGGTGGGGGTGTTCGTGACCTGCCTGCCCGTGGTGGGGTTGGTGGTCGTGCTGGCCCTGCCGCCCCGTCTGACCTGCGAACGCTCCGTAGCGCCCGATTCCCTGCCCGTCGGGGAGATGGCCCGGGTGCGGCTTTCGGTCACGAGCAACAGGACGGCCTCTTTCTCCGCGCTCGGTTTCCGCGACCGGCTCCCGGATGCGCTGGGCCGGGACGCGACGTTCGAGCTGATCCGTGGCCTCGGCCGCTGGCGCCAGGCCGCGGGGTACGACGTGGCCACCCGGCAGCGCGGCCACTTCCAGATCGGCCCCCTGAGAGTGCGCAACCTCGACGCCTTCGGGGTGGCCTGGCGCAGTTGGCAGGCGACCGGGGACACCACGTCGCTGCGCGTGACGCCGAGACTGTGGGCCCTGTCCCTCCCCAAGGGCGGACGGGCCTCAGGGGCCAGCGGGGACGCCACCCCCCAGCGCATCGGGAACGCGGGCACCGACGACGTCCTGGTGCGCGAACACCGCCACGGAGACGGGATGCGCCGCGTGCACTGGAAGATGAGCGCAAAACGCGGGGAGCTGATGGTCCGGTTGGAGGAACAGCCCTGGGACCCCGCCATGACGATCATCGTCGACACCCGGGTGGCGGCACACATCGGCAGCGGCCCCGAGTCCACCCTCGAATGGGTGCTGTCGCTGGGTGCGTCGCTGGCCACCGAGCTGCTTCGCGACCGGCTCCGGGTCAGCCTTCTGGGCGCCGATGGGGTGATCTTCCGCCCCATAAACGGAGAATCCACGGGGGCGGCCACCCGCCTGCTGGCCACCGTCACCGACGTCGAACCGTCCGGGCGCGCCTTCCTGGAGGACTGTCTAGCCGACCCGGACGCCCTGGGCACCGCACGGACCGTGGTTGCCGGGCTCGGGTTGCTCCACTCCCGCGATGCAGCAGCACTGGTGGCCGCGACCGCCCGGGTGGCCGACATCGACGCGCTGGTTCCCGACGCCCGGGCCTTCCGTCTCCCCGCGGACGTGGTGGTCGCCCACGAGAAGGCCTGCCGGCTGCTGACCACATCCGGGTGGAATGTGGCGACCTTCGGTCCCGAGGCCACCGTGCCCCAGGGCTGGGGCAGGCTCGTCGCCCAGCGGGAGGCCCGATGAGAAGCCGCTCCTCCGCACTCCTGCCCCTGGTGATCTCGGCAGCGGTGGCCCTGTCCATGTCCTCCCTCGGTCCCCTGCTCACCGCCCCGGTGCTCTCCTTGTCCCTGTTTCTGATCACCGGGGTCCCCGGCCTGATCGCCGCCGCGGCCTCGCTGCTGCGCCTGGGACGTTCCTGGCCGGCGGTGCTGGCGGCCCTGTCCGGGACGGGCCTGCTGATCTGGCTGGGAACGAGAGCCACACCGGGCAGCACCCCCCTGACCGGGATACCGGACCTGTTCACCAGCGGTTTCCAGGTTCTGCGGGAGTCGCGACCGCCGATGCCAGACCATCCTGCGTTGGGTTGGCTGCTCCTGTTCATGGCCTTCGTGCTGTGGCTGGTCTCCTACGTGCTGGCCGAGTCCCTGGAACAACCGGCCTGGGTGATCGCCCCTCTGGCTCTGCCGTACAGCATCGCGGCGCTGGTGTATCCCGCGGAGCTGGGCGTCACCGGTTTCCTGCTGGTCGCGGGCGGTTACGTGGCTGTCCTGCTCACCGCAGGGGGGCCGGGACTCACCGGCGGTGGGCTGGGATTCCAGCTGGCGCGCTGGATCGTCGGCCTGATCGCGGCCACGGCGGCAACGGCTCTGACCCTGGGGGTCACATCCGTCCTGCCCATGGGCCAGAAACAGCCCTGGCTGAACAACGGCATCGACAAGCCCATCCAGCTCAGTGACCCGACCATCGAGCTGAGCCGCAACCTGCAGCGCCCAAGCCCCGTGGACGTTCTCACCTATCGCTCCAGCGACCAGAAACCCCACTACCTGCGCACCACCGCTCTGACCCGCCTGACCACGGAAGGGGCGCAGCTGGAGTCCATGCGGCTGCGCAGCTCGGGCATCGGCGGGGCCTACGACGCCCCCGGGGAGAAGGTTGATGTCGACGTCTCAATGCGTTTCCCCTCCCAGTACCTGCCCGCCCCGTTCGCCGTCGACGGTTTCGACGCCCCCGGGAAGTGGGGCTTCGACCAGAACACCCTCTCGGTGGTCGCCACGGGCGACCAGGGAACCGACCAGACCACGAATCTCGACTACCGGGCCACCTCGGTGATCCCCGACGGGAGTTCGTCCCTGCCCACCGCCCGCGCGGGATCGGATCCGGCAGGCGGGGAGACCCTGAAGGTGCCGGAGGGCATCTCGGACGGGGTGCGGAACCTGGCGGCCAAGATCGCCGGCAATGCTGCAACCGACGGCGCCAAGGCGAAGGCCATCGAGGAATACCTGACCTCCGACAGATTCACCTACACCCTCCAGGCCCCCTCCTCGACGGGGGTGGACGCCATCAGCGCCTTCCTGCTGAACGACCGCTCCGGCTACTGCATCCATTTCGCCACATCCATGGCGGTGCTGGCCCGGATCGAGGGCATTCCGTCGCGTGTCGCGGTCGGGTTCACGGGTGGTGTCCCCGACGGGGATGGCTACAAGGTGACCACTGACAACATGCACGCCTGGCCCGAGCTCTACTTCGAGGGGCTTGGTTGGGTGCCTTTCGAACCGACCAAGTCCATCGGTTCCTCCAACACGGGCGAGAACCCTCCGCAGAGCTCACCGAGCCCGGATCCCAGCGTTCCCCCGAGCACCGGGGCCGAATCCCCAGAACCCCAACCCACCGAACCGACGCCGACGCTCGCGCCGTCCCCGGTTCCCTCTCCCGGCGACGGGGCCCAAGGCACCGGCGCGGAAAGCTCCGGGAACTGGGGCTGGTTGCTCTGGGGGTTGCCCGTGCTCGTGCTGCTGGCCTCACCCGCCGTGGCGCGGTTGTTGATCAGGGGATGGCGCCTGCGTGGCGGACAGCCACCGGCCAGCGCCGCAGCCGCGGCGTGGCGTGAACTCGCTGGCACCCA
This window contains:
- a CDS encoding UDP-N-acetylmuramoyl-tripeptide--D-alanyl-D-alanine ligase encodes the protein MRARRLSELVELMQPAAVEVVGDDTVVGPDVVLDNREATPGSLFVAIPGSRVDGHSFAPQAVAAGAAAVLGSFVTEAEVPHILVEDTVQGLSWLARGLVREERARGMVSFGVTGSSGKTSTKDLLAQVLEARGTTVAPVGSQNNEIGVPLTACRIDGSTQFLVSEMGSRGAGHIEWLTSLVGLDVGMVLNVGRAHVGEFGGIERTARAKSEIITGLEPGGWAVLNADDPACRAMRDATVARVAWFGEGDLPEGDLKVAARDVVCDESARAAFTLAVTRESETVSVPVSLRVIGRHQVSNALAAAAAGLAVGMTVSEVAGALSAAESRSDWRMELVHCSRDRIVLNDAYNANPDSMAAALRTAANLISGQRRRHPGARAVAVLGDMLELGPESGGLHAEAGALAADLGIDEVIAVGEHAGIMAEAARERGIEARAATREEASQVDLAAGDLLLVKGSRSVGLELVADAVTKRIGGVPK
- a CDS encoding UDP-N-acetylmuramoyl-L-alanyl-D-glutamate--2,6-diaminopimelate ligase; the protein is MAGLGVSGEAGPVTVTGVCLDSRMVRPGDLYVALPGFHAHGAGFTTQAVERGAVAVLTDPEGARVVEDAGVPVLISHRLRPVMAEVSARVYGEPASGLELFGVTGTNGKTTTVALLEATLAAIGRRVGTIGTLGFRLDGRTLPSGRSTITTPDSPDLQALLALMRERGAHAVAIEVSSHAMAMSRADALKFEVAAFLNLGRDHLDFHRNMEEYFEAKAALFTPGHTRAAVVWIDDEHGRRIADRARRAGLPVATVGTCEEADYRLAGYEPVLPLGGRAQLRTASGEVTVELALPGWHNMVDAAIAVAMLERAGIPAGTTLPGLARAQVPGRMQVLPLPEKAPTVIVDFAHTPQAVAATLDAIQGFGEVITVVGCGGDRDPDKRPLMGRAAAERSDVLIITDDNPRTEDPARIRAAMLAGIGESRARVIEAGGRGSAIELALATAGRDSVVAILGKGHEQGQQIGDRIVAFDDALVALEAWRRMEGSGR
- a CDS encoding peptidoglycan D,D-transpeptidase FtsI family protein; the encoded protein is MRIRAFMMALLLLVMVCVGRAVQLQALEAQSFAAQAAEKMKNTRELLPERGAITDRNGVVLAATQPAMRITADPDMVQSNGADKRYPVSAKKQEEADAAPKAVAKILAAHLGGNESKYLEILSAKDTRYAEIARHVPAATWSKIEEDMQKGIDGDGKRRWYGLFAENDPLRTYPNRTSASNVVGFVNGDGKGAAGLEGLLDSQLAGTPGQEVYERSTYGRIPLGTSVLTPPVNGASYSLTIDADLQWFAEQALADGMAKAGAKTGSVLVMNPNNGEILALATAPSFDSANPGATDAGNLGNRTVTEAYEPGSTEKVLTMAALADSGLVTPDTKVDVPASITSGSGTVKDSFEHGRLKLTARGVMAQSSNIGTIKLARQMDKAKLREYLASFGLGSAPGSGLPAETSGSLPEADMADYTRDQISFGQGLSVSVMQMGAALSAAVNGGTYHQPQIIRSAANADGTPISLPTPTSRRVISEEASGMVVNMMEAVITSVSSERAIPGYRTAGKSGTAQRYDSSCKCYNGYTSSFVGIAPAENPQLLVYVVLDQPTNGNLGSQLALPVVNNVLQTALPNYNVAPSSTPAPKEPLEWE
- the rsmH gene encoding 16S rRNA (cytosine(1402)-N(4))-methyltransferase RsmH; translated protein: METRDDVHEPVMLGRVVELLSPALTSPGAVYVDCTLGLGGHARAVLEVAPSARLIGIDRDPDALTVARERLGPLAERATLVKAVYDELPEVLADLGVGGVHAVLADLGLSSLQIDREERGFAYRVDAPLDMRMSRGEGRSAADLLNSAPPVELVRILRHYGEERFAERIVAAVVEEREIRPFKSSGRLVEVISNAIPAAARHSPGHPAKRTFQALRIAVNDELATLERFLPAATTALTLGGRLVVLSYHSLEDRPVKRHLAALAADGVPRDMPVVPEHLKPRFKLLTRGAERPPEQEIRSNPRAASARLRAAARIKEA
- the mraZ gene encoding division/cell wall cluster transcriptional repressor MraZ: MFLGTYTPKLDEKGRLILPARFREALEGGLVVTRTQERALAVYPKDTFEALMAPVSAAPSTLKQVRDYQRMLTAGASFEVPDRQGRITIPPILRSYAGLERDVVVIGAMNRAEIWDAEHWAEYQAEQESGFAELDAELLSQLGQ
- a CDS encoding AAA family ATPase, translating into MSALANQVKQSIGSVIEGKPHQIHMAVLVLLAQGHLLLEDVPGVGKTVLAKALGRSISGVVSRIQFTPDLLPSDVTGVSVFNQQTHEFEFKPGGIFANIVLGDEINRASPKTQSALLEAMAEGQVSADGQTYRLKQPFMVVATQNPIEMEGTYPLPEAQRDRFMARIEMGYPGHQAEMAMLTTQAGGDQLATVRPVTDVAHVERAIATMQGIYVAPVINDYIVRLVGSTRSNPELRLGASPRACVHLMRAARVEAALQGRDYVIPEDVATLAVPVLAHRVLLTVDAQVARQSNETVIEHIVAATQPPRRG
- a CDS encoding DUF58 domain-containing protein, translating into MRGFRFGLTGRGLAMLVFGGLIATGASLIGEPDLAWVGVFVTCLPVVGLVVVLALPPRLTCERSVAPDSLPVGEMARVRLSVTSNRTASFSALGFRDRLPDALGRDATFELIRGLGRWRQAAGYDVATRQRGHFQIGPLRVRNLDAFGVAWRSWQATGDTTSLRVTPRLWALSLPKGGRASGASGDATPQRIGNAGTDDVLVREHRHGDGMRRVHWKMSAKRGELMVRLEEQPWDPAMTIIVDTRVAAHIGSGPESTLEWVLSLGASLATELLRDRLRVSLLGADGVIFRPINGESTGAATRLLATVTDVEPSGRAFLEDCLADPDALGTARTVVAGLGLLHSRDAAALVAATARVADIDALVPDARAFRLPADVVVAHEKACRLLTTSGWNVATFGPEATVPQGWGRLVAQREAR
- a CDS encoding transglutaminaseTgpA domain-containing protein; its protein translation is MRSRSSALLPLVISAAVALSMSSLGPLLTAPVLSLSLFLITGVPGLIAAAASLLRLGRSWPAVLAALSGTGLLIWLGTRATPGSTPLTGIPDLFTSGFQVLRESRPPMPDHPALGWLLLFMAFVLWLVSYVLAESLEQPAWVIAPLALPYSIAALVYPAELGVTGFLLVAGGYVAVLLTAGGPGLTGGGLGFQLARWIVGLIAATAATALTLGVTSVLPMGQKQPWLNNGIDKPIQLSDPTIELSRNLQRPSPVDVLTYRSSDQKPHYLRTTALTRLTTEGAQLESMRLRSSGIGGAYDAPGEKVDVDVSMRFPSQYLPAPFAVDGFDAPGKWGFDQNTLSVVATGDQGTDQTTNLDYRATSVIPDGSSSLPTARAGSDPAGGETLKVPEGISDGVRNLAAKIAGNAATDGAKAKAIEEYLTSDRFTYTLQAPSSTGVDAISAFLLNDRSGYCIHFATSMAVLARIEGIPSRVAVGFTGGVPDGDGYKVTTDNMHAWPELYFEGLGWVPFEPTKSIGSSNTGENPPQSSPSPDPSVPPSTGAESPEPQPTEPTPTLAPSPVPSPGDGAQGTGAESSGNWGWLLWGLPVLVLLASPAVARLLIRGWRLRGGQPPASAAAAAWRELAGTHRDLGREFPAGSPVEAAKTMESGLPAAAAAHLLEVAEVAQRSQFARETPPVDQLPGRVKLLVRELRNDTPAPRRLLAFLLPASLWRPRSAGGGKRGRKSR